Proteins found in one Zea mays cultivar B73 chromosome 1, Zm-B73-REFERENCE-NAM-5.0, whole genome shotgun sequence genomic segment:
- the LOC542474 gene encoding 14 kDa zinc-binding protein: MSSEKEAALAAVLDDSPTIFDKIIKKEIPSTVVYEDEKVLAFRDINPQAPTHILIIPKVKDGLTGLAKAEERHIEILGYLLYVAKVVAKQEGLEDGYRVVINDGPSGCQSVYHIHVHLLGGRQMNWPPG, encoded by the exons ATGTCGTCGGAGAAGGAGGCGGCGCTCGCCGCCGTGCTCGATGACAGCCCAACCAT ATTTGACAAGATCATCAAAAAGGAAATACCTTCTACTGTGGTTTATGAGGACGAGAAG GTACTGGCTTTCAGGGACATAAACCCTCAAGCTCCAACACACATTCTCATCATCCCCAAAGTCAAGGATGGACTAACTGGCCTGGCAAAG GCTGAAGAGAGGCACATAGAAATACTTGGCTATCTCCTCTATGTTGCCAAGGTTGTTGCGAAGCAGGAAGGACTTGAAGATGGCTATCGCGTCGTCATCAATGACGGCCCAAGTGGAT GTCAATCTGTTTACCACATCCACGTTCATCTCCTCGGAGGCAGGCAAATGAACTGGCCCCCAGGCTAA